The window TGATTGACGCGGCTGTTGCGGCGGGGGCAAAGCGCTTTATTTTAGTTTCGTCGATCGGTGTGGGTGAAAGCGCTCAAGCGCTCCCCCCGAAGGCTTTAGAAGTATTGGGTGGGGCCTTGGCCGCGAAGGCAAAAGCCGAACAGCACTTAAGTGCAAGTGGCTTAATTTATACTATCGTGCGCCCTGGAGGACTTATGCAGGAACCCGCGACGGGCAATGGGTTTTTGACCACGGCAACGAATATTAGCGGCTCGATTCATCGACCGGATGTGGCGCAGTTGGTTTGTGATTGTTTGGTTAGCGAAAAATCCCATGGTCAAACCTTGGCCGCGCTCGATCGACATAAGGTGAATGGGGAACGCGCGGTGTCGGAGTTCTCGCTTTAGCCTAGTTGAGGGGCTAACACAATTACATGGGTACGGTTGGTTTCTGCCAGCGTAAGGATTTAACTTCGGGGTCAAGGGGTATGCCCGCGATCGAATTCGTGTCGTTACTCATGGTTTTGATCGCGAGACCAGGAATCACCTCAAGGGATTATTGCTGGGTATAGCCTGCGGCCAAAGATGTATCGAGTTCGGCTTGGCTAAATTTGCCGCGATATA of the Romeriopsis navalis LEGE 11480 genome contains:
- a CDS encoding SDR family oxidoreductase, with translation MPSWVSTIVDFTEIAESMSEETIFLAGASRGVGAEIAKQLVQKSLPTIALLRSDAAQSRLEASGIQVKFGDAMQLESLHQAMVGQGVTTVISTIGGMPEDGERVDFVGNRNLIDAAVAAGAKRFILVSSIGVGESAQALPPKALEVLGGALAAKAKAEQHLSASGLIYTIVRPGGLMQEPATGNGFLTTATNISGSIHRPDVAQLVCDCLVSEKSHGQTLAALDRHKVNGERAVSEFSL